A part of Arachis hypogaea cultivar Tifrunner chromosome 12, arahy.Tifrunner.gnm2.J5K5, whole genome shotgun sequence genomic DNA contains:
- the LOC112726973 gene encoding uncharacterized protein isoform X2, translated as MHLTHKALNFPNPNYHSHGPSHSFNSNPTPNPGLLTLPLNLLSPAKRRRSVLFATKNRGAVQIAVANNHPIVVPPSPSYDYRTFRSAKNVDVSTLGNLCVDIVLNVPQLPPPSFHERKAFMDRLASSPPNKKYWEAGGNCNMAIAAARLGLSCVSIGHVGNEIYGKFLLDVLHDEGIGMVEMSNSTDVVNSSSASIETLLCWVLVDPLQRHGFCSRADFSKEPAFHWMSTLSREVKLAIRNSKVLFCNGYGFDELSPSLLLSAVDYAVDVGTSIFFDPGPRGKSLSTGTSEEQRALDQFLRMSDVLLLTSDEAESLTGLGDPILAGQEFLKRGIRTKWVIIKMGSHGSILITASNIACAPAFKTRFVILIRWMSLILLGAETVLLLLLHMVIYIICRWLIH; from the exons ATGCATCTCACACACAAAGCCCTCAATTTCCCAAACCCTAACTACCATTCTCATGGACCTTCACATTCCTTCAATTCCAATCCCACCCCAAACCCTGGGTTGTTGACTCTACCGCTAAACCTTCTCTCTCCCGCAAAACGACGCCGTTCCGTGCTATTCGCCACCAAAAACAGGGGTGCCGTACAAATCGCCGTCGCAAACAATCATCCTATTGTCGTTCCTCCTTCACCATCCTACGATTACCGAACGTTTCGGAGTGCCAAAAACGTCGACGTTTCCACGCTTGGGAACCTCTGCGTTGATATAGTTCTCAATGTTCCCCAATTGCCCCCGCCTTCCTTTCACGAACGCAAGGCCTTCATGGACCGCTTGGCCTCTTCTCCACCCAACAAG AAATATTGGGAAGCTGGTGGGAACTGCAATATGGCAATAGCAGCTGCAAGGCTAGGACTTAGTTGTGTATCAATTGGTCATGTGGGTAATGAAATCTATGGGAAGTTTCTGTTAGATGTGCTTCATGATGAGGGCATTGGTATGGTTGAGATGAGTAATAGTACTGATGTTGTGAACAGCTCCAGTGCATCTATCGAAACACTTCTATGCTGGGTTCTTGTTGATCCGTTACAAAGACATGGTTTTTGCAG TCGAGCAGATTTTAGCAAGGAACCTGCATTTCATTGGATGAGCACACTGAGCAGAGAAGTAAAACTAGCTATCAGAAATTCAAAGGTTTTGTTCTGTAATGGATATGGCTTTGATGAGCTCTCTCCTAGTTTACTGCTCTCAGCAGTGGACTATGCTGTTGATGTCGGCACATCGATATTCTTTGATCCTGGACCACGTGGAAAGAGTCTCTCCACTGGGACTTCAGAAGAACAAAGAGCTCTTGACCAGTTTCTCAGAATGAGTGATGTTCTTCTTCTAACTTCTGATGAG GCCGAGTCTTTAACTGGCCTAGGAGATCCAATATTAGCAGGACAGGAGTTTCTCAAAAGAGGGATCCGCACAAAATGGGTGATTATAAAAATGGGTTCTCATGGTTCAATTCTAATAACTGCATCAAATATAGCATGTGCTCCTGCATTCAAG ACTAGATTCGTAATTCTTATCAGGTGGATGTCATTGATACTGTTGGGTGCGGAGACAGTTTTGTTGCTGCTGTTGCATATGGTTATATACATAATATGCCGTTGGTTAATACATTAA
- the LOC112726973 gene encoding uncharacterized protein isoform X1: MHLTHKALNFPNPNYHSHGPSHSFNSNPTPNPGLLTLPLNLLSPAKRRRSVLFATKNRGAVQIAVANNHPIVVPPSPSYDYRTFRSAKNVDVSTLGNLCVDIVLNVPQLPPPSFHERKAFMDRLASSPPNKKYWEAGGNCNMAIAAARLGLSCVSIGHVGNEIYGKFLLDVLHDEGIGMVEMSNSTDVVNSSSASIETLLCWVLVDPLQRHGFCSRADFSKEPAFHWMSTLSREVKLAIRNSKVLFCNGYGFDELSPSLLLSAVDYAVDVGTSIFFDPGPRGKSLSTGTSEEQRALDQFLRMSDVLLLTSDEAESLTGLGDPILAGQEFLKRGIRTKWVIIKMGSHGSILITASNIACAPAFKVDVIDTVGCGDSFVAAVAYGYIHNMPLVNTLTIANAVGAATAMGCGAGRNVAKLENVKDLLKSSNISKDTKFWTNVLGKNAIAQEITCLSHMMNGIGNPDNLNHVPYDKVASELLPKLEHPQIPDNVTA; encoded by the exons ATGCATCTCACACACAAAGCCCTCAATTTCCCAAACCCTAACTACCATTCTCATGGACCTTCACATTCCTTCAATTCCAATCCCACCCCAAACCCTGGGTTGTTGACTCTACCGCTAAACCTTCTCTCTCCCGCAAAACGACGCCGTTCCGTGCTATTCGCCACCAAAAACAGGGGTGCCGTACAAATCGCCGTCGCAAACAATCATCCTATTGTCGTTCCTCCTTCACCATCCTACGATTACCGAACGTTTCGGAGTGCCAAAAACGTCGACGTTTCCACGCTTGGGAACCTCTGCGTTGATATAGTTCTCAATGTTCCCCAATTGCCCCCGCCTTCCTTTCACGAACGCAAGGCCTTCATGGACCGCTTGGCCTCTTCTCCACCCAACAAG AAATATTGGGAAGCTGGTGGGAACTGCAATATGGCAATAGCAGCTGCAAGGCTAGGACTTAGTTGTGTATCAATTGGTCATGTGGGTAATGAAATCTATGGGAAGTTTCTGTTAGATGTGCTTCATGATGAGGGCATTGGTATGGTTGAGATGAGTAATAGTACTGATGTTGTGAACAGCTCCAGTGCATCTATCGAAACACTTCTATGCTGGGTTCTTGTTGATCCGTTACAAAGACATGGTTTTTGCAG TCGAGCAGATTTTAGCAAGGAACCTGCATTTCATTGGATGAGCACACTGAGCAGAGAAGTAAAACTAGCTATCAGAAATTCAAAGGTTTTGTTCTGTAATGGATATGGCTTTGATGAGCTCTCTCCTAGTTTACTGCTCTCAGCAGTGGACTATGCTGTTGATGTCGGCACATCGATATTCTTTGATCCTGGACCACGTGGAAAGAGTCTCTCCACTGGGACTTCAGAAGAACAAAGAGCTCTTGACCAGTTTCTCAGAATGAGTGATGTTCTTCTTCTAACTTCTGATGAG GCCGAGTCTTTAACTGGCCTAGGAGATCCAATATTAGCAGGACAGGAGTTTCTCAAAAGAGGGATCCGCACAAAATGGGTGATTATAAAAATGGGTTCTCATGGTTCAATTCTAATAACTGCATCAAATATAGCATGTGCTCCTGCATTCAAG GTGGATGTCATTGATACTGTTGGGTGCGGAGACAGTTTTGTTGCTGCTGTTGCATATGGTTATATACATAATATGCCGTTGGTTAATACATTAACAATTGCAAACGCAGTGGGTGCTGCCACAGCCATGGGGTGTGGTGCTGGTAGGAATGTAGCAAAACTGGAAAATGTGAAAGATTTATTAAAATCATCAAACATCAGCAAAGATACCAAATTCTGGACCAATGTACTTGGGAAGAATGCGATAGCTCAGGAAATAACATGTTTGTCACACATGATGAACGGTATCGGCAATCCAGACAATCTCAACCATGTCCCATATGACAAGGTCGCCTCCGAGCTCTTGCCTAAGCTTGAACATCCACAGATACCCGATAATGTGACGGCATGA
- the LOC112726973 gene encoding uncharacterized protein isoform X3 produces MHLTHKALNFPNPNYHSHGPSHSFNSNPTPNPGLLTLPLNLLSPAKRRRSVLFATKNRGAVQIAVANNHPIVVPPSPSYDYRTFRSAKNVDVSTLGNLCVDIVLNVPQLPPPSFHERKAFMDRLASSPPNKKYWEAGGNCNMAIAAARLGLSCVSIGHVGNEIYGKFLLDVLHDEGIGMVEMSNSTDVVNSSSASIETLLCWVLVDPLQRHGFCSRADFSKEPAFHWMSTLSREVKLAIRNSKVLFCNGYGFDELSPSLLLSAVDYAVDVGTSIFFDPGPRGKSLSTGTSEEQRALDQFLRMSDVLLLTSDEAESLTGLGDPILAGQEFLKRGIRTKWVIIKMGSHGSILITASNIACAPAFKWVLPQPWGVVLVGM; encoded by the exons ATGCATCTCACACACAAAGCCCTCAATTTCCCAAACCCTAACTACCATTCTCATGGACCTTCACATTCCTTCAATTCCAATCCCACCCCAAACCCTGGGTTGTTGACTCTACCGCTAAACCTTCTCTCTCCCGCAAAACGACGCCGTTCCGTGCTATTCGCCACCAAAAACAGGGGTGCCGTACAAATCGCCGTCGCAAACAATCATCCTATTGTCGTTCCTCCTTCACCATCCTACGATTACCGAACGTTTCGGAGTGCCAAAAACGTCGACGTTTCCACGCTTGGGAACCTCTGCGTTGATATAGTTCTCAATGTTCCCCAATTGCCCCCGCCTTCCTTTCACGAACGCAAGGCCTTCATGGACCGCTTGGCCTCTTCTCCACCCAACAAG AAATATTGGGAAGCTGGTGGGAACTGCAATATGGCAATAGCAGCTGCAAGGCTAGGACTTAGTTGTGTATCAATTGGTCATGTGGGTAATGAAATCTATGGGAAGTTTCTGTTAGATGTGCTTCATGATGAGGGCATTGGTATGGTTGAGATGAGTAATAGTACTGATGTTGTGAACAGCTCCAGTGCATCTATCGAAACACTTCTATGCTGGGTTCTTGTTGATCCGTTACAAAGACATGGTTTTTGCAG TCGAGCAGATTTTAGCAAGGAACCTGCATTTCATTGGATGAGCACACTGAGCAGAGAAGTAAAACTAGCTATCAGAAATTCAAAGGTTTTGTTCTGTAATGGATATGGCTTTGATGAGCTCTCTCCTAGTTTACTGCTCTCAGCAGTGGACTATGCTGTTGATGTCGGCACATCGATATTCTTTGATCCTGGACCACGTGGAAAGAGTCTCTCCACTGGGACTTCAGAAGAACAAAGAGCTCTTGACCAGTTTCTCAGAATGAGTGATGTTCTTCTTCTAACTTCTGATGAG GCCGAGTCTTTAACTGGCCTAGGAGATCCAATATTAGCAGGACAGGAGTTTCTCAAAAGAGGGATCCGCACAAAATGGGTGATTATAAAAATGGGTTCTCATGGTTCAATTCTAATAACTGCATCAAATATAGCATGTGCTCCTGCATTCAAG TGGGTGCTGCCACAGCCATGGGGTGTGGTGCTGGTAGGAATGTAG